From a region of the Candidatus Limnocylindrales bacterium genome:
- a CDS encoding ferritin-like domain-containing protein, with protein sequence MSNSMKPTDIGENKTGIATSPLGFETFRKVQARNEMPDTDALDEMRLSYCTESDPVGTMPSPIKLKGIVKSTVAAVKGESAAVLLDKLGERLAFERAGVRLYDALLIKLKASHTHDESLAADEIEDIRDDELRHAGILAAAIQQLGADPTAVTPCADIVGVIGIGFAQVLTDPKTTLTQCLGTMLQAEVADLAGWELLIELADELGHEELAEQCRECADDEDRHDSKVREWLRTAVLGQADVSEDPQSTH encoded by the coding sequence TTGAGCAATTCGATGAAGCCGACGGATATCGGCGAGAATAAAACCGGAATTGCCACGTCACCGCTCGGATTCGAGACGTTCCGCAAAGTGCAGGCGCGCAACGAGATGCCCGATACGGACGCGCTCGACGAAATGCGCCTGTCGTACTGTACCGAGTCCGACCCGGTCGGAACGATGCCGAGCCCGATCAAGCTCAAGGGCATCGTCAAATCCACCGTCGCAGCCGTCAAAGGAGAATCGGCAGCCGTGCTTCTCGACAAACTCGGCGAGCGTCTCGCTTTCGAACGCGCCGGGGTGCGGCTCTACGACGCGCTTCTCATCAAGCTCAAGGCATCCCATACGCATGATGAGAGCCTGGCGGCTGATGAGATCGAGGACATCCGCGACGACGAGCTCCGCCACGCGGGAATTCTCGCGGCGGCCATCCAGCAGCTCGGCGCCGATCCGACGGCGGTTACGCCGTGCGCCGACATCGTGGGCGTGATCGGGATCGGATTTGCACAGGTGCTGACCGATCCGAAAACCACGCTCACGCAGTGCCTCGGCACGATGCTTCAGGCCGAGGTGGCCGATCTTGCCGGCTGGGAGCTGCTGATCGAGCTTGCCGATGAGCTCGGGCACGAAGAGCTCGCCGAGCAGTGCCGGGAATGCGCCGACGACGAGGATCGCCACGACTCGAAAGTTCGTGAATGGCTGCGCACCGCGGTGCTCGGACAGGCTGACGTCTCGGAAGATCCGCAGTCGACGCACTGA